In one Oncorhynchus nerka isolate Pitt River linkage group LG7, Oner_Uvic_2.0, whole genome shotgun sequence genomic region, the following are encoded:
- the LOC115124378 gene encoding photoreceptor ankyrin repeat protein-like has translation MAHAQDDPQLGAGPSEDSELSENESETASLVSEDSVMPDYEMERGSGGTTSTLYEACNRNEALTLQRVLERGVTKEEVMELDINGMNGLMLAVSRGYVDMVYGLHTCPLIDINHQDNEGNTALMIAAQAGYISILNFILNYYPKIDLEVRDTRGFTALIKAAMQGRVDCVSSLLMAGADINVVDEVRGKSIMDWALKTGRFEVLQRLRFLQAHPIAEQFCDSYVIEWPELKELVAKAMIPKTLTQRLKDSLTISLPRDPQDNGVMDHLVKMTTSIHSPLVSTGCRPLCPTSPPELGKRRLAVPELMEKHSSKDLEESSVCHSNGVKCSFKPAPASSSPFSLANCCSNAEWRDSILSMAASGVRNFIPCSMAHRNSVFPSGCIPKITFTKSQDKTPKKAKKAKRHKGHLEPPVWKYKAKKQEKKKEMEKLEEEKQAQEKALKKAKKKAAKVAAKSKEPAKAS, from the exons ATGGCTCATGCACAAGATGATCCCCAACTAGGCGCTGGCCCGTCCGAGGATTCTGAACTCTCTGAGAATGAGTCCGAAACGGCGAGCTTGGTGTCGGAGGACTCTGTCATGCCAGACTATGAGATGGAGCGGGGTAGTGGAGGCACCACCTCTACGCTGTACGAGGCCTGTAACAGGAACGAGGCGCTGACGCTACAGAGGGTCCTGGAGAGGGGGGTTACTAAGGAAGAGGTTATGGAGCTGGACATCAATGGCATG AATGGTCTGATGCTTGCTGTCTCCAGAGGCTATGTGGACATGGTCTACGGTCTACACACGTGTCCACTGATCGACATTAACCATCAGGACAACGAAGGCAACACAGCACTGATGATCGCTGCCCAGGCCG GCTACATCTCCATTCTAAACTTCATCCTGAACTACTACCCTAAGATAGACCTGGAGGTGAGGGACACCCGGGGCTTCACTGCCCTCATCAAGGCAGCCATGCAAGGCAGGGTAGACTGTGTGTCTTCCCTCCTCATGGCCG GTGCAGATATCAACGTAGTGGATGAGGTCCGGGGGAAAAGCATCATGGACTGGGCCCTGAAGACGGGTCGCTTCGAAGTCCTGCAGCGTCTCCGTTTTCTCCAGGCGCACCCCATCGCCGAGCAGTTCTGCGACAGCTACGTGATAGAGTGGCCCGAGCTGAAGGAGCTGGTTGCCAAAG ccatgatccCCAAAACACTGACTCAACGTCTGAAGGACAGCCTGACCATTAGCTTACCCAGGGACCCTCAGGACAACGGAGTGATGGACCACCTGGTGAAGATGACCACATCCATCCACAGCcctctagtctccactggctgCCGGCCCCTCTGCCCCACAAGCCCCCCCGAGCTCGGAAAGAGGCGCCTGGCCGTGCCGGAGCTGATGGAGAAGCACAGCAGTAAGGACCTGGAGGAAAGCTCTGTGTGTCATAGTAACGGTGTGAAATGTTCCTTCAAGCCTGCGCCAGCGTCGTCGAGCCCCTTCTCACTCGCCAACTGCTGCTCGAACGCGGAGTGGAGGGATAGTATTCTCTCGATGGCTGCCAGCGGCGTCCGGAACTTCATTCCTTGTTCCATGGCCCACCGGAACTCTGTATTCCCGTCTGGTTGCATCCCCAAGATCACCTTCACCAAGTCTCAAGACAAAACACCCAAGAAGGCGAAGAAGGCGAAGAGACACAAGGGCCACCTGGAGCCTCCAGTCTGGAAGTACAAGGCGAAGAAGCAGGAGAAGAAAAAAGAAATGGAAAAGTTGGAGGAAGAGAAGCAAGCGCAAGAGAAGGCACTTAAGAAAGCTAAGAAGAAGGCAGCCAAGGTGGCGGCCAAGTCAAAGGAGCCTGCCAAGGCAAGTTAA